The Verrucomicrobiia bacterium DNA window TGCCGACAGCGCCGCTTGCGGAGATGGTCCGCACAGCCGAGATGGTTTGCCCAATAAGACTCGGTTGCTGATTGCCGCTGTACTTGCCGGTCCGCACGTCGGCTGGACAATGAAATATTTTGATGTTGTTGGCGATGTATGGATCGACCAGGCAATAGCTTGGATCGTAATAGGGGTCGGGATTGAAAACGTCGGGGGTATTGTCTCCTAGGGCATTGGGACACCAATGAAAGTACTTGATCGAACTGCCCGGGTCATCCGGGTTGGGCGGGTACCATTGGTAATCCATCGAGTACTGATGCCATGCCAACGCCATCTGCTTGGAATTGTTCATGCATTGAATCTGCTGCGCCTTGGACTTGGCGCGCGACAGTGCCGGCAGCAGCATGGCTGCCAGAATCGCGATGATGGCTATCACCACCAGCAATTCGATTAGCGTAAAACCCCTGGTCATCGAGGGATTGGCCTGCAAACTGGAAGGTCTCCTTCCGCATCGGGATTGATAATTCATATTCATAAGCGAGCGCTGGAATTCAAATCGACGTGAGTCAAAATAGGCCCCTTGGCAAAGGCGGTCAAGAACCAAATCTCGATGACGATATTGGCTAATTTGGGCCGCCTGACTACAGCAGCCGAATCTGCGCCTGTTCTTTGGCGATGGATTCGGCCAGGCTGGGCAAGCGCCCATTGCGCCGCTCGATAATATGCTTGTCGGTTCCAGGGTCATAGGCAACGGGATAATTGCCGTCGTAACAGGCCATGCAGAATGAGTCGGCGGGCAGGCCGGTGGCCTTGACCATGCCCTCTTGCGAGAGGTAATGCAGTGAATCGGTATTGAGATACTTGCGAATTTCTTCCACGGAATGATTCGCCGCCATCAGTTTGGTGCGGTCTGGAAAATCGATTCCATAAACGCACGGGTTCATGTGCGGCGGGCAACTGACCAGCACATGGACCTCCTTCGCCCCGGCTTCTTTCAGATTGTTCACGCGCGCCTTGCAGGTGGTGCCTCGCACAATCGAGTCGTCCACCACGATGACCCGCTTGTCCTTCACCAATTCCTCGATCAGGTTGAGTTTCACGCGCACATCGAAATCGCGAATCAATTGCGAGGGTTGGAGGAAGCTGCGGCCAACATAGTGGTTGCGCACAAACGCCATCTCGAAGGGCACCCCCGATTCCAGCGAATAGCCCAGCGCCGCGCAATTGCCGCTGTCGGGCACCGGCACCACCACATCGGCTGCTATCGGGAACTCGCGCGCCAGTTGCCGGCCCATTTCCACTCGCACTTTATACACATTGCGGTTGGCAATGGCGCTGTCGGGACGCGCGAAATAAACATACTCAAAAATGCAGAAAGCGCGGCGTTGCTGGTCTGGAAAGGCCTGCGTGCTGGTCACCCCCTTTTCATTAATCACCACCACCTCGCCGGGCTCGACGTCGCGCACGAACTTTGCGTGAATCAAATCCAGGGCGCAGGTCTCGCTGGCCAGCACCCAGCCATCCTCGATGCGACCCAGGCACAGCGGTCGGAACCCATGCG harbors:
- a CDS encoding DUF1559 domain-containing protein encodes the protein MTRGFTLIELLVVIAIIAILAAMLLPALSRAKSKAQQIQCMNNSKQMALAWHQYSMDYQWYPPNPDDPGSSIKYFHWCPNALGDNTPDVFNPDPYYDPSYCLVDPYIANNIKIFHCPADVRTGKYSGNQQPSLIGQTISAVRTISASGAVGSVDDTFWTSGTGHGGLIRHPTKGPWLDGNHSNNGKFATFGKNDTFTVIGPSMVFMTVDENPKSINDGALGTVADLTQRKFVDWPAALHAGGCGFSFCDGHAEIHKWVGPTLQGGNVATVTVSQLGDISDFVWLAEHSSALQ
- the purF gene encoding amidophosphoribosyltransferase yields the protein MQDYPKHYCGVFGVFGHPNAAELTYYGLYALQHRGQESAGIVTSDGRRFYRHKGMGLVSQVFNGDVLHGLVGQSAIGHTRYSTTGSSHLLNAQPLTVDCVRGQIAIAHNGNLTNAARLRDELEAKGSIFQTTVDSEIVLHLMAQPSTNGQGSSLLQAIRRIEGAYSLVILTEKELIGVRDPHGFRPLCLGRIEDGWVLASETCALDLIHAKFVRDVEPGEVVVINEKGVTSTQAFPDQQRRAFCIFEYVYFARPDSAIANRNVYKVRVEMGRQLAREFPIAADVVVPVPDSGNCAALGYSLESGVPFEMAFVRNHYVGRSFLQPSQLIRDFDVRVKLNLIEELVKDKRVIVVDDSIVRGTTCKARVNNLKEAGAKEVHVLVSCPPHMNPCVYGIDFPDRTKLMAANHSVEEIRKYLNTDSLHYLSQEGMVKATGLPADSFCMACYDGNYPVAYDPGTDKHIIERRNGRLPSLAESIAKEQAQIRLL